From the genome of Gammaproteobacteria bacterium:
GTGTATTGGACCTGGGTGTTGGTAAAGGTGTTTAGCAGGCCGATAAGCGATCTGGCCCCACTATTGGTTTCGACTAACCACAGCAGTGTAATGCCCAGTAGTAACAACAACAGCAAAAGACGCCATATCCAGGTCAAGACATTTTTCATAGATCAGGCCCTACTGAAAAATGCAAACGCCAGGGATTGTCGGGGTCAGATAGGGCAGAGGCCATATCCAGACGCACAGGCCCGATGGGCGAAACCCACCTTAGTCCCACGCCCGCACCATGTTCAAGACTTTCGTCTCCGCGGCCAAACGCATTTCCGATATCCACGAAAGTGGCAACCCGCCAATTGGGTCGGAACATATAGTCCGTTTCGAGACTCAGAGTGGCAATGTATTGCCCGCCTAAAACATTATTCTCAGAATCGCTTGGACCCAGTGACTCGAAATCAAAACCGCGAACACTGCGATCGCCACCGGCAAAAAACCTCAATGAGGTCGGCAATTCTTCAAAGTTATCTGTCCACATTGCACCCACTCGAGAATGCAGTAGCCAACGAGTTTTAGCATTGAACGATCCGATGCGTTTGTATTCCAGATCGGTACGAATAAAATTCAGTGGAGAGCCCAGTATGTCGCTAGCACCGGAAAATGTGGCACGGGCACGCCAGCCGCGGCTGGGATTGATAATGTCGTGGGCTTTGGTACGAAATATATCTACCGAGCCGATCAATAAATTGGATTGTTCGGTTACATCGGCAATGGTGAATTTTTCATTCAGCAGTGACAGCGAGTCTACACGTTGCCATTTTCCCGATCGTCTTTGTTTGCTTAATGTGCCTTTGATCGTTTGACGGTCGGATGTATCGGTCAATTCGTCCACATAGGTCAGATCCATTCGAGTAACCCGGTCAATATGACGGGCAGACGGCACGGAATATCGAGTGCCCAGCAAAAATCGCTGTGTGGTTAATTCGGATTGAATGCGCCAGTGATGGCCTTTGGTATTTGAGCGACGATTGGTCACGTCCGCTTCGATTCCCGCACCCTGGTCAGTTCCCAGACTTAGCCCTAATTCGTACACTCTGCTATTCAGGGGTTGTAAGCGTACTTGCAAGGGCACCAGGAGTTGTTCAATAGCGTCCAGCTGAGGAATGATATCGACACTAGAAAAGTAGCCACTGTTGCGTAATTGTTCACTGAATTTTTGTAATTGTGACTCACTAAAAGTTTCGCCTTGTTCAAACGGAATATAGCGTTTAAGGAAATTTGCCGACAATTGATTATCAATAAACTCGACCGGACCGAATTTATATTGCGGTCCTGTATCCCATTCGAGGAAGATCTCCGCCTGTCTTTTTGCACGCTTAACTTCAATACGATGCGTTATCAGTTTTGTGTTGAGATAGCCATGCGCCAGCATCCAGGCATGCAATTGCTGTTTGCCAGCTTCGTATTTTTGATGATCCAGACGATCTCCGGTCTTGAGAGGAAAGTTGTAATCCTGGAACGCCTCTTGCGGAAGTTGG
Proteins encoded in this window:
- a CDS encoding outer membrane protein assembly factor; its protein translation is MHCKYKVLILSLVVLMCHAGQALPIELSGSDEESKAIIESSLAYRRLQSLSNTDGALFWMRRLNKEAKTGLQAIGLYEASLETKITPDNNKITVLLIQGEPTRVSNVHIQLPQEAFQDYNFPLKTGDRLDHQKYEAGKQQLHAWMLAHGYLNTKLITHRIEVKRAKRQAEIFLEWDTGPQYKFGPVEFIDNQLSANFLKRYIPFEQGETFSESQLQKFSEQLRNSGYFSSVDIIPQLDAIEQLLVPLQVRLQPLNSRVYELGLSLGTDQGAGIEADVTNRRSNTKGHHWRIQSELTTQRFLLGTRYSVPSARHIDRVTRMDLTYVDELTDTSDRQTIKGTLSKQRRSGKWQRVDSLSLLNEKFTIADVTEQSNLLIGSVDIFRTKAHDIINPSRGWRARATFSGASDILGSPLNFIRTDLEYKRIGSFNAKTRWLLHSRVGAMWTDNFEELPTSLRFFAGGDRSVRGFDFESLGPSDSENNVLGGQYIATLSLETDYMFRPNWRVATFVDIGNAFGRGDESLEHGAGVGLRWVSPIGPVRLDMASALSDPDNPWRLHFSVGPDL